AGATTGGCGAGGATTCGGACCAGGAAGCCGTACAAACCAAGGTCGAGAACCTGTTGCGGCGGCGTCACAAACTGCGCAACGACCAGGACAACGATTTTCACGTCGCCAACATGGCCGAAATGGTGGAGGCTGCCCAGTCGGTGACGGGGATATTTACCTTGTTGCTCAGTGCGGTTGCGGCGATCTCGCTCGTGGTTGGCGGTATCGGGATCATGAACATCATGCTCGTGACGGTTACGGAACGCACGCGCGAGATTGGCATACGCAAGGCTATCGGCGCGAAAGACCGGGATATTCTTGTCCAATTTCTGCTCGAGGCGATTGTGATGAGCACCTTGGGCGGATTCATCGGCATCTTTGTTGGGGTGAGCGGCGCAAAGGTGGGCACCCTCGTAAGCGGGTTCCCTACCGTCGTCAGCACGGTCAGTATTGTGTTGGCATTGACGTTTTCCGTAAGCGTGGGCATCTTTTTCGGCTTCTATCCCGCGCGCCGCGCCGCGGCGATGGACCCGATTGAGGCGCTCAGCTACGAGTAACACGGAACACCTGGGGATATTGTGTGTGCGGGGCGGCTGGCGTATGGCGAAAGATGGGGTCCGCCGCCCCAACAACCTGCGGTAAAAAAAACTTGAAAAGTGCGTTTGGCAACCTTAGAATCCCGCGACTTGCGCGGGGCCTTATCCCCGAATTCTGGGCTACGGAGCCGCTCGGACGGGTGTCTGCAAGGTCGCATCATCGTAACGGAGAATCACGTTCAGGAGGAGGGTCTCGTGTCTTACGTAACCGATGTTCTCGAACTTGTGAAGAAGCGCAATCCTGGAGAGCCTGAGTTTCATCAGGCCGTACAGGAAGTTCTCGAGTCGCTTGACCCGGTGCTCACCCGCCATCCGGAATACCAGGAGAACCGGATTCTGGAACGCTTGACGGAACCGGAGCGGGTGATTATGTTTCGTGTGCCGTGGCTGGATGACCGGAACAACGTGCAGATACACCGTGGTTTCCGCATTGAATTCAACAGCGCCATTGGCCCGTACAAAGGCGGTCTGCGCTTCCATCCCACCGTGTATCTGGGCATTCTGAAATTCCTCGCATTCGAGCAAGTCTTCAAGAATTCGCTGACCACGCTCCCGATGGGCGGCGGAAAAGGCGGCTCGGACTTCGATCCCAAGGGCAAGTCGGACCAGGAGGTGATGCGTTTTTGCCAGTCGTTCATGACGGAGCTGCAACGCCACATTGGCCCCGATACCGATGTGCCGGCGGGCGATATTGGTGTTGGCGGGCGCGAGATCGGGTACCTTTTCGGCCAGTACAAGCGTCTCCGGAACGAATTCACGGGAGTTCTGACCGGGAAAGGCCTGAATTGGGGCGGCTCGCTCATTCGGCCGGAGGCCACGGGATACGGCGCGGTCTATTTTGCGCAAAATATGCTCGCAACGACGGGCGAAGACTTGAGCGGCAAGGCATGCACGGTGTCGGGGTCGGGCAACGTTGCCCAGTATACAGTCGAGAAACTCAATCAGCTCGGCGCGAAACCAGTATCGTTAAGTGACTCGAATGGCACCATTTACGACCCCGCTGGGATCTCGGCCGAGAAGTTGGCGTTCGTGATGGAGTTGAAGAATATCCGGCGCGGGCGCATCAAGGACTATACCGACAAGTTCCGCGGGGCGGAGTACCGCGACGGTGTGCGGCCCTGGGACATCAAATGCGATTGCGCGTTCCCGAGTGCGACCCAGAACGAGATCGATGGGAACGATGCCAGGACTTTGGTCAAGAACGGCTGCAAGGTGGTATCGGAGGGGGCAAACATGCCCACGAACCTCGAAGGGACCAAGGTTTTTCTTGAGAAGGGCGTCCTGTTTGGTCCGGGCAAGGCGGCAAATGCGGGCGGCGTGGCGGTTTCTGGACTCGAGATGGCGCAAAACTCTCAGCATACGCGCTGGACGCGAGAAGAAGTTGACGCGCGGCTGCAGGAGATCATGCATGCCGTTCACGACCAGGCTTACCAAGCCGCGGAGGAATACGGCTTCGCGGGGAACTACGTTGTGGGCGCGAACATCGCCGGGTTCGTCAAGGTTGCGGATGCAATGCTCGACCAAGGTGTTGTATAGGATGTTTCGTAAGGCGGGTCGAACCGCCTCAGAGTCAGATGCATTGACGGGCACGAGGGCACCATGAGTTCTCGTGCCCGCGCTTTTCGTTGTTGCGCATCGGGCCCGCTGGCGTGTTTGAGCGGAAACTTAGCTGAATGTGGTAGGCTGGGTTCCTGGAAACGCCGCTTAGCGGGAGATGCCCATGCGCGAAGATTCCCACCGGACACGGTATCACTTCCAGCCGTTGAAGCACTGGATGAACGATCCCAACGGACTTATCCAGTGGCAGGGTGAATACCATCTCTTTTACCAGCACAATCCCGGCGGAGCACTGTGGGGCAACATGCATTGGGGCCATGCGGTCAGCAAGGACCTGTATCATTGGGAACACTTGCCGCTTGCCCTGGCGCCCACTCCCGGAGGTTGCGATGCGATGGGGGTCTTCTCGGGTTGCGCCGTAGACAACAATGGCGAGCCGGTCCTGATGTATACGGGCATCGCCCCCGAGGTCCAGTGCATTGCCAACGGGGACGCGGCCATGCGCAGCTTCGAGAAATTCGCCGGGAACCCGGTAATCGCGCATCCGCCTGAAGGCATGGATGTCACGGGATTTCGAGATCCGTGCGTATGGCGCGAGGAAGACGGCTGGCGCTGCGTCATCGGGTCAGGGATCGCCCGGGAGGGCGGGGCTGCGCTTCTGTACCGGTCGCCCGACCTTCGTGAGTGGGAGTACCTGCATCCTCTGCTGACCGGAAAAGAAGACAAGAGCGGCGCAATGTGGGAATGCCCGAGTTTCTTTCCTCTGGGGGGCAAACATGTTCTGCTCGTCTCGGCGCTGGGCACGGTGCTCTATTTCGTTGGGGCGTATTTGGACGGGCGCCTCGCCGTGGAGCACGCCGGCCGGCTGGATCATGGTCCGGCATATTACGCGGCGCAAACGTTTCAGGATGCGGGAGGGCGGCGGATCGCGTTCGCGTGGCTGCGGGAAAGCCGCAGCGACGCCGCCCAGGAAGCGGCGGGCTGGTCGGGCGTGCAATCGCTTCCGCGCGTGTTGACCCTGGGTTCTGACGGCGTGGTGCTGGCGGAACCTGCCCGCGAGCTGGAGCCGCTCCGCAAAAACGGCGAGCACCGGGAAGGGGTGTTGCTCAAAGTCGGCGACGAGCTTGCGTTGGATGTTGTCACCGGCCGCCAGTTTGAGTTGCACGCCAGGATCGAGGCACGTGAGCGGGGCCGCGCGGGATTTGTGGTGTGCGCCTCGCCCGAGCGGGCCGAGCGAACGCTGGTCTATTACGATTGTGCTGCAAAGGAGCTGTGCATTGACACGCGCGGCTCGAGCCTGAGCGGCGAAGTTGCCACAGGCCTGTACCGGGCGCCGCTTGGAATGTGTCCGGGAGAAACCGTGGACCTGCGAGTCTTCGTGGACGGGTCAGTCGTCGAGGCGTTCTCGGGCGGTCGCGCGTGGGTGACGGCGCGCACCTACCCCGAACGTGAGAACAGTGTGGGCGTATGGGCGTATGCGGAAGAAGCTGAGGGCCGGATGAAAACGCTCGATGCGTGGCCGCTGACGGTGAGCTGAATGGGCTCGATTCGGTCCTGATGCTGCTTCCACGCGGGCAGGCTTGCCTGTTCCGCCCCGCCGGGATGTGCCCGAAGGCACCCTCAAGCTTCGTGTGCGCGCCCGGCTGGCGGAATCGGGTGAATGGACCGAGGCGATCGTCGAAAAGGAACTGCCCATCTCGCAGACAGCCATCCTCATTTGCGATATGTGGGACATGCACTGGTGAGGCGGCGCGGCAGAGCGCGTCGATGCCCTGGCGAAGAAAATGGGGCCCGTGGTACAGGCCGCGCGCGGAAAGAGCTTGCAGACTATTCATGCCCCTTCCGATACGCTGGATTTCTATGCGGATGCGCCGCAGCGCCGCCGGTACAGCCTCCGCTACTGGCGCCCCTCGCTTACACGCGAAGGCTTTCTGGCAGGGCTGCCGCAGGGTCTGGCTCGAACCGCGCCTAAGCTACTCGCGCGTGCCTCTGTAGTAGTCCGCGAGGGCCTTCATGAGTACTTGGCCGGACTCGACGTTTTCCTCCTTGGTGTAGAGGGCGCCGCCGCCTTCGCAGAGGATAGTGGTGATGCCGAACTGCATGTGCGTGCCCTCGGTCCATTGGTTCGCGTTTTCTTCCTTCAGCGGCCATTCCTCGAGGGTGCGAACGACGTCGTTGGCGTCATATTTGTCA
The sequence above is drawn from the Candidatus Hydrogenedentota bacterium genome and encodes:
- the gdhA gene encoding NADP-specific glutamate dehydrogenase — encoded protein: MSYVTDVLELVKKRNPGEPEFHQAVQEVLESLDPVLTRHPEYQENRILERLTEPERVIMFRVPWLDDRNNVQIHRGFRIEFNSAIGPYKGGLRFHPTVYLGILKFLAFEQVFKNSLTTLPMGGGKGGSDFDPKGKSDQEVMRFCQSFMTELQRHIGPDTDVPAGDIGVGGREIGYLFGQYKRLRNEFTGVLTGKGLNWGGSLIRPEATGYGAVYFAQNMLATTGEDLSGKACTVSGSGNVAQYTVEKLNQLGAKPVSLSDSNGTIYDPAGISAEKLAFVMELKNIRRGRIKDYTDKFRGAEYRDGVRPWDIKCDCAFPSATQNEIDGNDARTLVKNGCKVVSEGANMPTNLEGTKVFLEKGVLFGPGKAANAGGVAVSGLEMAQNSQHTRWTREEVDARLQEIMHAVHDQAYQAAEEYGFAGNYVVGANIAGFVKVADAMLDQGVV
- a CDS encoding glycoside hydrolase family 32 protein, with amino-acid sequence MREDSHRTRYHFQPLKHWMNDPNGLIQWQGEYHLFYQHNPGGALWGNMHWGHAVSKDLYHWEHLPLALAPTPGGCDAMGVFSGCAVDNNGEPVLMYTGIAPEVQCIANGDAAMRSFEKFAGNPVIAHPPEGMDVTGFRDPCVWREEDGWRCVIGSGIAREGGAALLYRSPDLREWEYLHPLLTGKEDKSGAMWECPSFFPLGGKHVLLVSALGTVLYFVGAYLDGRLAVEHAGRLDHGPAYYAAQTFQDAGGRRIAFAWLRESRSDAAQEAAGWSGVQSLPRVLTLGSDGVVLAEPARELEPLRKNGEHREGVLLKVGDELALDVVTGRQFELHARIEARERGRAGFVVCASPERAERTLVYYDCAAKELCIDTRGSSLSGEVATGLYRAPLGMCPGETVDLRVFVDGSVVEAFSGGRAWVTARTYPERENSVGVWAYAEEAEGRMKTLDAWPLTVS